AGAAGTCATCTATGAAATAGAGAACGGACTTTACCTCATACCGGGGGATAGCGGGGAGGAGATTTTGCGATATTCTTCTACAAATATGATTGAGGATTTTGCGGGGGATACGGATATTTGGAATCTATTTGATTATGTAGTGGTAGATACAGGTGCGGGGATAAGCAATATGACACAAGCATTTTTGCGCGCAAGTGATTATATCATCGTAATCACAACTCCAGAGCCCTCATCAAAAACCGATGCCTACGCTATGCTAAAGGTAAATTCTAAATTCACAAATGAATGTATGATGCTTGTAAATATGGCAAACACGCAAACACAGATTACCCAAGTGTTTGACACGATTTACAAAGTCGCTCAAAAAAATATCCCGGGTTTGCGCTTGCAGCTTTTGGGTGGATTTACCGTAAATAACGCCCTTAAGCAAGCGATTTTGCGCAGAAAAATAATGTGTAAAGTTGAGCCAAATAATATTTTTTCTACCGCTATGCAGACAATCGCAAAAAGGCTTGTCGATAAAATGGAACATAATATGCTTGAAAAACCAACAGAAACCGTTGGGAGTTTCTTTAAGCGGATTTTGGGCTATTTGTAGGATTTTATTAAGTGTTTTCTTAAGGGTTTCAAAGAGCGTGCTTCAAGCACTTCTATAATCCCAAAGATAAGATTCTAAGCAGGAGTTTTTAGAGTAGTTTTTTATGCTAGTGCTTGTTTCTAGCAATCTTGCGATAAAATCTTTTCCAAACAAGTGAGAAAATCCAGTAAATACCATTAAAGGGCAAAAATGCGTCTCTCAAACTTTATCAATCTCTCTGTTGTCGCGGGATTTTTCATCGGACTAACGATAGGGTTGGTAAAATTTGATGAGCCTGAACTTATTTTGTTTCTTCTTATTATCGTTACGATATGTATGTATCTCATCTCTCTCACTATGGCAGCAGTTTATACTTATATCCAAGACCCCAAACCTAGCTCTATGCTTACAAATAAAGACTACATTGAGCAACAGCTTGATTATTTTGACGGCGAGTTTGACCATACGGAGAAAGAAGCTAGAGCGATTGCGCGATTTATCGCTAGCTTTGAGCTAAGCGAGGAGCAAGAGACTATTGCACAAACAGCACAAAATGCCCCAGCCAACGCCACAAACACCCTTGAGCTAAATCCTGCCTAAAAGCGCAAAAGGATTCCCGTGATACCACAAGCCTACAAAAACGCCAGCCAAAATAGCCAAGATGAGCTAGCCGTAGCCTACTTGCCCGCTGTCAAAGCTATGGCATATCGCATAAAAGAGCGACTACCTGCGCATCTCGAAGTGAGTGAGCTTATCTCTATCGGCACGGAGGAGCTACTAAAGCTAGCAAGGCGATATGATGAAAATCTAAATGATTCTTTTTGGGGCTATGCAAAATCTCGTGTGTATGGGGCTATGCTTGACTATCTGCGTGCGCTTGATGTCGTCTCGCGTTCTTCGCGCAAGCTTATCAAAGCCATTGATGCAGAAGTCAGCAAATATTTTAACGAACACGAGGAAGAGCCAAGTGATGAATACCTTGCAAAAGTGCTAAATGAAAGCGTAGACAAAATCAAAGAAGCAAAAATCGCTTCTGATATTTATGTGCTTGTGCCAATCGATGAACAATACAACATTATGGAGCCTACAAATATCATTGATAAACTCGAAAAAGAAGAGCTCGTAGCCAAAATCCAATCCGTGCTAAAAACTTTCCCACAACGAGAACAGCTCATAATCCAGCTTTATTTTTTAGAGGAGCTAAGCCTAAGTGAAATCAAAGATATTTTGCATATAACAGAATCTAGGATTTCACAAATTGCAAAAGAAGTGATAAAAAAGATTCGATTTTCATTAGGAGAACAAAATGGCTGATATACTAAGTCAAGAAGAGATAGACGCCCTCCTAGAAGCAGTCGATGATGGCAAAGATGATGATACGCTTAGTCGTAGCGACATACTTCCGCAGCGACAAGTAACGCTATATGACTTCAAGCGACCAAACCGCGTAAGCAAAGAGCAGCTTCGCGCTTTTCGCTCTATCCACGACAAAATGGCGCGTGCACTCTCTAGCCAGATTTCAGCGGTTATGCGCTCTATCGTGGAGATTCAGCTCCATAGCGTAGACCAGATGACTTATGGCGAGTTTTTGATGAGCTTGCCAAGCCCTACGAGTTTTAATGTTTTCTCGATGAAGCCACTTGATGGCACGGGCGTGCTAGAGATAAATCCTAGCATTGTGTTTCCTATGATTGATAGACTTTTGGGAGGCAAGGGCGACCCTTATGACAATTCACGCGAGTTTAGCGACATTGAGATAAACCTGCTTGATACGATTTTGCGACAAGTGATGCAGACACTAAAAGAAGCGTGGAGCTCTATAACAGATATGTATCCAAGCATTGATGCAAAAGAATCAAGCCCAAATGTCGTGCAGATTGTCGCGCAAAACGAAATCGTAATAATGGTGGTAATGGAGCTTATCATAGGGCATTCTAGCGGTATGATAAACTTTTGTTATCCCGTCATCTCACTAGAATCAATTTTGCCTAGACTTGGTAGCCGAGATGTAAATCTAGGCGAGACAAACTCCAAAAAATCACGCAACAAAGAGCTACAAGCCCTAATCGGTGGTGCAGATGTGGGCGTAGAAGCATTTATCGGTGGGACAAATCTCACGCTAAAAGAAGTGCTAGACTTGCAAGTAGGCGATGTGATACGACTAAACGAACCTGCGAGCGATGATGTCATCGTAAGCATTGATGGGCGTGAAAAATATCGCGCAAATATTGGCTTGCAAAGATTCCGCAAATCTATCAAAATCCAAGAAGAAATCCTAACCGAAAAAGACAAAGTCAAAGAGCTTCTTGAAATGCTTGAAACACAGCGCAAAAACAAAATCGAAGATGCCGAAAATGAGGAAGAAGAAGAGGATTAAAAAAGGAAAACCAAAATGAATCCAAAAAAGATTTTGATAAAATCAAAAAGCCATAACCGCACGCATAATCACAAGCATAGCACCACCCAAAAAGCCAAAATCAAAAAAGCCAAAAAGGAGGAAGCATAAATGGATAGCCCATTTTTTAAGCTACTCATACAAGAGACTATTTCTACGATTGAGGGCTTGACAGGCAATGCACCAAGCGTAGAATTCAAAAGAGGTGGCAGTGTCAATGATATTGTAAGCACATTTCCTTGTGCATTTACCACGATAAATGTCAGTGGCGATGTGAGCGCAAAAGCAGGGATTATAACGCCTATTGAGCTTGTAACAGCACTAAGTGATTTGATGCTAGGTGGCGAGGGGAATAGCCAAAGCGAGGCTACAAACGATGATTTGGACGCCACAAAAGAGATAAATTCTAATGTCTTTGGCGCGATAGCTACTTCACTAAAATCTCAAGGCGATTTGCCAAATCTAGATTTTGAAATAGTAGGAATTGAAGTGATAGATGACGCTTCAAAGCTAGCGGATTTTAGCAACGCCTATGAGCTATCTTTCTCGCTAAATAGAGCAAACTCTAGCTATGTGGGGCTTATCTCAAAAGAGCTAGTGCCTTACTTTGAGGGAGGGAGTGCTAGCCCTGCAGCTAGCGCAGGAGGGGCTCACCCTGCCCTAAGCCCAGAAGAAATCCGCAATATCGGTATGCTACTTGATGTAAACCTAACCGTCAAAGTCCGCATAGGGCAAAAGAAAATGCTACTAAAAGATGTCATCTCTATGGATATAGGCAGTGTCGTAGAGCTAAATCAGCTTGCAAATGACCCGCTAGAAGTGCTTATCGACAACAAAGTCATAGCCAAAGGCGAAGTAGTCATAGTCGATGGAAACTTCGGCATACAAATCACAGATATTGGCACAAAGCGCGAACGACTAGAACAGCTAAGGGGCGTGTGATAAGCAGCACAAAGGCAAACATATATGAGAAAAATACCAGCGCATTTTTCGCTAGCTATGGCTGTTTTTAGCGATGATTTAAGTGGAGATTTATCAAGTGATTTAGCCAAAATCCAAAAGTTTTATGAGGATTCTAGCCCAAATCCTAATCAAAATTTTAACAAAAACAGCTCGTTAGATTGCCCTACCACACAAGCCCAAATCATAGACATTCGCCAGCCACAAGACTACAAGCAAAAGCACATAAAAGGTGCAAAAAATATCAGTGATTTTGAAAGCCTATCACGCGAGATTTTATCTAATCCAAATATAAAGTTTCTGCTTCACTGCTACTCGGGCTACACTGTGGCAATGATAGGAAGCGAGATTGTAGAAATGGGTGCAAAAAATGTATTTTTCTTTGATGAGAGTTTTGAGGATTTGTATGCCGCACTAGAGCAAAATCCTAAAAATGAAGTAAAATCCAAATAAAAAAAACACCCCGAAAAAATCCCACAAAAAAAATGAGGAAAAAATAATGCCAAAAACTCCCCAAACTATCATTATCATAGGCTATGGAAATATGGCTAGTGCTATTGCAAGCGCACTAGATAAACAAGGCAAATACACGCTTGAAATCTGTGGCAGGGATTTTAAAAAAGCACAAGATTTTGTGAAAGAAAACGCACTTAAAAACGCTAAGGCAATAGATTTAATGCTATCAAAAGATTCCCAAAAAGACTCTGCCACCCAAACAATCAACTTGCAAGATAAAATCGCCCTGCTTTGCATAAAGCCCTATGGACTTTCTAGCTTTAGCTATGAGGGTGTTGCAAAGGGCGCATATAGCACACTTGCAGGGGTAAATATCGCTACATTGTGCTCTTTCATCAAGTCGCAATACTTTGTCAAACTTATGCCAAATGTGGGGGCGAAATATTGCCACTCCGCCACAGCAGTGTTTTTATCTAGTGATAATTGCGACTTCAAACAAGAGGCAAAAGAAATAATCCAAAGTTTTGGCAATGCAGTGTTTGTAAATAATGAAAGTCTAATTGATAGCGCGATTGCTACAAGTGGCTCTTCTCCCGCTTTTATCGCGCTTGTAGCGCAAAGCCTCATAGATGCGGGCGTGCAAGAGGGGCTATCTCGCCCTGATTCTCTAGCACTTGTGCGAGAGACTTTTAAGGGATTTGCTTTTCTTTTAGATAGTGCATTGCCCCAAGAGATTATCGAGTCGGTTACCACACCAGCAGGCACGACAGCGCAAGGACTAGCAGTGCTAGAATCAAAAGCTGTGCGTGGAGCGTTTCTAAAAGCCTGCAAAGCGAGTGTAAAAAAAGCTCGCAAAAAATAAAACCACAAAAAAAACTACACACAAATAAATGCACAAAACAACCAAAATCTACAACAATATCCCTACAAAACAAAGGAGTGTGCCACAATGAAAGCCATAAATGGATACTTTGGCGAATATGGAGGGCGATTTATCCCAGAAACACTTATGAATGCAGTATTGGAGCTAGAATCTGCCTATGAAACATACAAAAACGACAAGGAGTTTAGCACTACACTAAATAGAATGCTAAAAGAATATGTAGGACGCCCTTCATTGCTGTATTTTGCACAAGCTATGAGCAACGACTTGGGTGGGGCAAAAATCTACCTAAAAAGAGAGGACTTAAACCACACAGGCTCGCACAAAATCAACAATGTGCTAGGGCAGATTTTGCTTGCGCAAAAAATGGGCAAATCTCGTATAATCGCTGAAACGGGAGCAGGACAGCACGGAGTAGCCACCGCCACAGGTGCTGCACTAATGAAAATGGAGTGCGAAATATTTATGGGCGAAGAAGACGCCAAAAGACAAACACTAAATGTCTATCGTATGCGACTTTTGGGTGCGAAAGTAAATGTCGTTACAAGCGGGACTTCCACACTAAAAGACGCAGTAAGCGAAACGATGAGGGAGTGGACCTCACGCATAGATGACACACACTATGTGCTAGGTTCTGTTATGGGACCGCACCCTTTTCCAACGATTGTGCGGGATTTTCAGAGTGTGATTTCGCGTGAGATAAAATCCCAAATACTCCAAAAAGAGGGTAGATTGCCCGATATTGTGTTAGCTTGTGTGGGTGGTGGGAGCAATGCTATTGGCGCGTTTTATCACTTTTTGGAGGACTTAGATGTCAATCTTATCGGCATAGAAGCCGCAGGTAAAGGCATAGACACACCAGAAACCGCTGCAACTATCAGCACGGGCAAAGTAGGCATTTTTCACGGAATGAAATCGTATTTCTGCCAAGATGATTTTGGGCAAATCGCACCTGTGTATAGCATAAGCGCGGGACTTGACTACCCGGGCATAGGACCAGAGCACGCTTACTTACACGATAGTGGGAGAGTGGATTTTGTGCCTATCGGCGATGATGAAGCGGTAGAAGCGTTTGAATACCTCTCAAAAATGGAGGGGATAATCCCCGCCATAGAGAGCGCACACGCCCTAGCACACGCCCTAAAAATAGCCCCCAAAATGTCAAAAGACAAAATAATCGTAGTAAACCTATCAGGTAGAGGGGACAAAGACTGCGCCGCACTAGCAAGATATAGAGGAGAGAAAATCTATGACTAAGGGAAATAAGCTAGATTCCAAATACGCGCTTTGCGAAGCGTTTGACAAAAAAGGTAAAAAAGCCTTTATACCATTTATCACTTGCGGGTATCCTAGCCTAGATTTAAGCGAGCAAATCATCTACGCGCTAGAGCAAAACGGAGCAGATATTATTGAAATAGGGATTGCTTTTTCTGACCCTGTGGCAGAGGGAGAAACTATCCAAAAAGCAAGCGCGCAAGCATTGCAAAACGGCGTGCATTGTGAAGAAGTGTTTGCTCTAGTCAAAAAAGTGCGAGACAAAATCCACGCACGACTCGCCTTTATGACTTATGCAAATATCGTGTGTGCTTATGGCGTAGATAGGTTTATCACGCAAATGGCGTCTTTGGGCGTGGGCGGGCTGATTTTGGCTGATGTGCCCTATGAGGAAAAGAGCGTTTTTGCAAAGGTGTGTCAAAAGTATGGAGTGGATTTTATATCACTCATCGCGCCTAGCTCCAAAAGCCGAGTGGATATGATAGCAAAAGAAGCAAGCGGGTTTATTTATTGTGTAAGCTCGCTAGGCGTTACAGGTATGCGAAGTGAGTTTGACAAAGGGCTAGAATCTATGGTTGGCGAGATACGCAAATCCTCTAGCGTGCCTGTAGCTGTGGGGTTTGGAATCTCAAATGCCACCCAAGCAAAAGAAGTAGCCAAGTATGCAGATGGCGTAATCATCGGTAGCGCAATAATGAAAATCTGCGAACAACACAAAGAACAATGCGTAAGCCATATCGTTACATTTGCACGCGAAGTGCGAGAAGCATTAGATAGTTAGGATTTTTAGATTTTGTAAAATCTAGCTTGTTTTGACTTTTTTAACTTTCTCTTTTAACTTTTTTTTGATTCTAAAAATTTTCCACCAAAAAATTACCAAAAACCTACCAAAATCACAGAATCATAAAAAATATAATCATTTCATATTTTTTATGATATTGCGTATTTTTAATTATTTTTACACATTTTTGTATAAAATAGTAACATATTTGTATTTTTTACAAAGATTAAAATATATTTTAATTGACAAATTATTTTTTATTCACTTATAATTTGCTTGCCACCCCAAAAAGAATTGATAAAATCTTTTTCTTTAAGTTCTTTATAAAATTCTCTTAATTTTAGTTAATGTTGCTTTGTTTTTACAAAATCATATTAAACAAAAATGCAAAAATCAAATCACATAAACAAGGTGCGCAAAAATGAATATAGCACTTAAAAAATCACTTTTTATGCCCATTATTTGTGGACTACCACTATCGCTTTTATCTGCGAAATATATCTGCGCAGAGGGTGCAAAAGGATTTTGGTGTAGCACATCAAAAATGGGAGTAGGCACATATTACGCGCATTATAAACACCCAAAAATCAATCATTTTGGCGGACATCTTAGCGTGTCCTCTCTGTATTGGAAAGAAAGATTTAGTATAGGAGCGGATATAAGCGGAGGGCTAGGAGAGCAAAAAATATCAAGTGATTTTTTTGATTCTGCTCCCAAAAACTCATTTGGTGGCTTTTTGGGATTTGGGCTGTATTCGGGGGTAAATCTTGGCGATTTTCTAAAAAATGAGATACAAAATCCATTTATTTTGCATTTTTCCACTTCATTTCACTTCGATAACTATGGCTTAAGAAACAATATACCTGATACGCTGTTTTTTACACTTGGTGCTGGACTAAGTAGCATAAAGACAATAGACAAATTTAGCCTAGAATACTCCCTAAACTACGGCTATGTCGTGTATGGCTCATATCGATTTATTGAGCGCAAAAATCCAAATAGTCTTGCAATCTCACGCAGAAGCGAATCTACAATAGGACACAATAGCCACGAAGCAAAGGCTAGCCTTGCAATAACCTATAATAGTTTTTATGCAAAGTTTAGCTGCATTTATCGCTTTTTAGATGATTCCAAAGAAGTGTGGGTAAAGAAATTTAGCACCGATTCTGCAACTTACCGCTTGGGCTATCCCCACACGCACAATCTCATCACTATGCTTGAAGTGGGATATAGCTTTGGGGAGTTTGGCAAATAGTCAAATTCTAATTTAGATTTTGGTTATTTGCATTCTAGCTAGCACGGCTTGTGCGTGAGCGTCTAAATCCTCCAAATGTGCCAAATGCGCACAAGGCTTGCCAAGAGTGCTTATAGCGTCTTTGGAAAAATAAATCACAGAGCTTTTTTTCATAAAATGCTCCACCCCCAAAGGCGAGAAAAACCTCGCACTTCCGCCTGTGGGAAGCGTGTGATTTGGTCCTGCGAGATAGTCGCCTATGGGTTCTGGCGTGTGTGTGCCTAGAAATATCGCGCCTGCATTTTTCACACTAGGCAATAGCTCAAAAGGACTTGCCACCATTAGCTCCAAATGCTCTGGCGCAAGCGCATTGCAATAATGAGTGCATTGGGCTATGTCTTTGCAGATAATAATCGCGCCTCTGTTGTCAATACTTGATTTTGCTATGTGCTTTTTAGGCAAAGTATCCAAAATCGCTTCTACTTTCTCGGCTACGATTTTGGCTAGATTTTCATCATCTACAAACAAAAATGAGCTTGCCATCTCATCGTGCTCTGCTTGAGATAGCAAATCGTGCGCTAGATATGTCGCATTTGCACTACTATCAGCGATGATAGCAATCTCACTAGGTCCAGCTATCATATCAATCCCCACTTCGCCAAAGACAAGTTTTTTTGCACTAGCTACATAAATATTGCCCGGTCCTGTGATGACATCTGCTTTTTTTATGTGCGGATTTGCTTGGCTTTTTGACACTCCAAATGCCATTAGTCCCACTGCGCTTGCCCCACCGACTTTATAAATTTCTTTTATGCCACAGATATGCAGTGCCGCTAGCAAAAGCGCGTTTGTCTGCATATCTGGCGTAGGTGTGCATACAAATATTGATTCTACGCCCGCTACGATTGCAGGGATAGCATTCATAAGCAGTGAGCTAGGATAGCTTGCCTTGCCCCCCGGTATATATAGCCCTGCCCTCTCCACAGGCGTATATTTCGCACCTAGCACGCTACCATTTGATTCAAAGTCAAGCCACGATTGGCGTTTTTCTTTTGAGTGAAAAGCATAGATTCTATCATAAGCTATGTGCAAAGCCTCTTTTGTGTCTTTATCTAGCGCGTCATAAGCCTCCTTACACTCACTAGGAGAAATGCTTAAATCCTCCAAACTTTTGGGACTCCACCTATCAAATCTCTCTACTTGAGATAGTAGCGCACTAAGTCCATTTTCACGCACTTCGCGCAAGATAGATTCTACTTTTGGTATTACTTCGCTTATATCCTCGCTTCCACGCAAAAGGATTTTTTCAAACTCGTTTTCAAAGCCTTTTTGTGAGCTATTTAGAATCTTTATCATTGTTTTCTCCTTAAATTTATGTCATTATCTTATGGCGTTGTGCCAAGCATTTTATAGCCAAAAAGCATTATAGCATTTAATTGCCAAAAAAGCCTTAAGGGATTTTAGCTTAATAGTTTTATGGTATCATTTCGCCCGATTATTTACTATAAATAAACCAAACAAAAGGAGCGCAAATGGAGCAAGTCGCGGGCATTTCCTTTATGCAAAAAGTAAAGACGGTTAAAGATATTGAGCTAAAAAATAAGCGGATTTTGATTCGTGTTGATTTTAATGTTCCAATGGACGAAGAATTTGACATTAGCGATGATACGCGCATACGAGAAGCACTGCCCACTATCAATTATTGCGTAGATAATGAGCCAAAGTGCATAGTGCTTGTAAGTCATCTAGGACGCCCCAAAGGCAAGCAAGCAGAATTCTCACTAAAGCATATTTTAAAGCGACTGGAGAGATTGCTTGATAGAAATGTGCTTTTTGCTGATTCTATTGATTCACTTGGCTCTTTGCAGAGTGAAGCAGAAGAGGGAAGTATCATTTTGCTAGAAAATATTAGATTTTATGAGGGAGAAGAAAAAAACAGCGATGAGCTAAGCAAAAATCTAGCAAACCATTGCGATGTGTTTGTCAATGACGCATTTGGGACAAGCCACAGAGCGCACTCGAGCACTTATGGCGTAAGCAAATTTGTCAAAGAAAAAGTAGCAGGACTTTTGCTAAAAAAAGAAATAGATTCTTTTGCCAAAGCCCTAGCAAATCCGCTAAAACCCGTGCTTCTAATCGTAGGGGGTAGCAAAGTGAGCTCAAAACTCGCCCTGCTAGAAAATATCCTTTCTGTGGTGGATAAAATCATCATAGGCGGTGCTATGAGCAATACATTTCTTGCTTCTTTGGGCTATGATATGGCAGACTCTATGGTAGAAAACGACTTGATAGATGAAGCAAAAAAAATCCTGCAAAAAGCAAAAGAAAAAAATGTCAAAATCTATTTGCCTGTCGATGTGGTAAGCACTGATGACATAAAAGAACACCAAAATATCAAAATCACTCCCGCCCAAGATGTCCCTCAAGGCTACAAAGCAGTAGATATGGGACCTGCTAGCACGAGGCTATTTAACGAAGTCATACAAGCAAGCCAAACAATAATATGGAATGGACCACTTGGAATTTATGAGATTTCACAATTCTCGCGCGGAACATTCAACCTAGCCCACGCTATCGCAGATACTTATGCCTTTTCACTAATCGGTGGTGGCGACACAGCAGACGCGGTAGAAAAAGCAGGGGAGCGCGATAATATGAGCTTCATATCCACAGGTGGTGGAGCAAGCCTAGAGTTGCTAGAGGGTAAGATTTTGCCCGCATTTGAAGTGCTAGACAAAAAATAATCTACTTTAGATTTTGCTTGTATATTTTAGCCCAAAAGCCAAACTTTAAGATTTTTTAGCAATATTTTTTTTAGATTTTGCCTTTTTAGATTTTTGCAATATTTGCAATATTTGCTGATTTGGCAAATGGCACTTTTTGGCGCGGAATCAGTGCTTAGATTTTTGGCTAGATTTTGGCTAGATTTTGCTAAAATACATTAGCTTCAAATCATTTCAAAATCATAAAAAATACAAGGAGGCTTCCTATGATGAATGTGTTTTTTAAGCAAGGCTCAATGGTCGTGCAAAAAAAAATCCAAGACAATTTCACACTCCCAGAGGGTGCGATATTGTGGATAGATTTGCTTCACCCATCTGCTGCGGAAGTCTCCTATATTGCAAAAACTTACGCTCTAGACATTCCTACCAAAGAGGAGCGCGAAGAGATTGAGGAAAGTGCGCGATATGCCGAGGATGCCGACACTATAACGATAAATACATACTTCCTCACACGCGATGCCGAGCTAGAGCTACACAACGAAACCGTAACCTTTCTTTTGCTAAAGGGAATCTTATTTACCATTCGCTATGAGGATTTTAAGGTGTTTAATGAGATTCATCAAAGTGTGCTAATTAGCCCACGAAAATTTGAAGATGGATTTGACATCGTAAGCAGAATCTTTGAAGTGCGTGTCGAGCAAGATGCTGATATGCTAGAGGGTGCGGCAAAGCTTACCAAAATTTTGCGTAAAGCCGCGCTAGAAGAGACTTCAAGCGAGCACGACCATATC
This genomic stretch from Helicobacter macacae MIT 99-5501 harbors:
- a CDS encoding P-loop NTPase produces the protein MNQAHNLESMMKSPRKTTAKFIAVTSGKGGVGKSNISANLAYCLHKMGYRVGVFDADIGLANLDLIFGVKTEKNILHALKGEVDFREVIYEIENGLYLIPGDSGEEILRYSSTNMIEDFAGDTDIWNLFDYVVVDTGAGISNMTQAFLRASDYIIVITTPEPSSKTDAYAMLKVNSKFTNECMMLVNMANTQTQITQVFDTIYKVAQKNIPGLRLQLLGGFTVNNALKQAILRRKIMCKVEPNNIFSTAMQTIAKRLVDKMEHNMLEKPTETVGSFFKRILGYL
- the hisD gene encoding histidinol dehydrogenase, which codes for MIKILNSSQKGFENEFEKILLRGSEDISEVIPKVESILREVRENGLSALLSQVERFDRWSPKSLEDLSISPSECKEAYDALDKDTKEALHIAYDRIYAFHSKEKRQSWLDFESNGSVLGAKYTPVERAGLYIPGGKASYPSSLLMNAIPAIVAGVESIFVCTPTPDMQTNALLLAALHICGIKEIYKVGGASAVGLMAFGVSKSQANPHIKKADVITGPGNIYVASAKKLVFGEVGIDMIAGPSEIAIIADSSANATYLAHDLLSQAEHDEMASSFLFVDDENLAKIVAEKVEAILDTLPKKHIAKSSIDNRGAIIICKDIAQCTHYCNALAPEHLELMVASPFELLPSVKNAGAIFLGTHTPEPIGDYLAGPNHTLPTGGSARFFSPLGVEHFMKKSSVIYFSKDAISTLGKPCAHLAHLEDLDAHAQAVLARMQITKI
- a CDS encoding pyrroline-5-carboxylate reductase, giving the protein MPKTPQTIIIIGYGNMASAIASALDKQGKYTLEICGRDFKKAQDFVKENALKNAKAIDLMLSKDSQKDSATQTINLQDKIALLCIKPYGLSSFSYEGVAKGAYSTLAGVNIATLCSFIKSQYFVKLMPNVGAKYCHSATAVFLSSDNCDFKQEAKEIIQSFGNAVFVNNESLIDSAIATSGSSPAFIALVAQSLIDAGVQEGLSRPDSLALVRETFKGFAFLLDSALPQEIIESVTTPAGTTAQGLAVLESKAVRGAFLKACKASVKKARKK
- a CDS encoding rhodanese-like domain-containing protein codes for the protein MRKIPAHFSLAMAVFSDDLSGDLSSDLAKIQKFYEDSSPNPNQNFNKNSSLDCPTTQAQIIDIRQPQDYKQKHIKGAKNISDFESLSREILSNPNIKFLLHCYSGYTVAMIGSEIVEMGAKNVFFFDESFEDLYAALEQNPKNEVKSK
- the trpB gene encoding tryptophan synthase subunit beta; this encodes MKAINGYFGEYGGRFIPETLMNAVLELESAYETYKNDKEFSTTLNRMLKEYVGRPSLLYFAQAMSNDLGGAKIYLKREDLNHTGSHKINNVLGQILLAQKMGKSRIIAETGAGQHGVATATGAALMKMECEIFMGEEDAKRQTLNVYRMRLLGAKVNVVTSGTSTLKDAVSETMREWTSRIDDTHYVLGSVMGPHPFPTIVRDFQSVISREIKSQILQKEGRLPDIVLACVGGGSNAIGAFYHFLEDLDVNLIGIEAAGKGIDTPETAATISTGKVGIFHGMKSYFCQDDFGQIAPVYSISAGLDYPGIGPEHAYLHDSGRVDFVPIGDDEAVEAFEYLSKMEGIIPAIESAHALAHALKIAPKMSKDKIIVVNLSGRGDKDCAALARYRGEKIYD
- a CDS encoding RNA polymerase sigma factor FliA — protein: MIPQAYKNASQNSQDELAVAYLPAVKAMAYRIKERLPAHLEVSELISIGTEELLKLARRYDENLNDSFWGYAKSRVYGAMLDYLRALDVVSRSSRKLIKAIDAEVSKYFNEHEEEPSDEYLAKVLNESVDKIKEAKIASDIYVLVPIDEQYNIMEPTNIIDKLEKEELVAKIQSVLKTFPQREQLIIQLYFLEELSLSEIKDILHITESRISQIAKEVIKKIRFSLGEQNG
- the fliY gene encoding flagellar motor switch protein FliY, whose amino-acid sequence is MDSPFFKLLIQETISTIEGLTGNAPSVEFKRGGSVNDIVSTFPCAFTTINVSGDVSAKAGIITPIELVTALSDLMLGGEGNSQSEATNDDLDATKEINSNVFGAIATSLKSQGDLPNLDFEIVGIEVIDDASKLADFSNAYELSFSLNRANSSYVGLISKELVPYFEGGSASPAASAGGAHPALSPEEIRNIGMLLDVNLTVKVRIGQKKMLLKDVISMDIGSVVELNQLANDPLEVLIDNKVIAKGEVVIVDGNFGIQITDIGTKRERLEQLRGV
- the trpA gene encoding tryptophan synthase subunit alpha, with product MTKGNKLDSKYALCEAFDKKGKKAFIPFITCGYPSLDLSEQIIYALEQNGADIIEIGIAFSDPVAEGETIQKASAQALQNGVHCEEVFALVKKVRDKIHARLAFMTYANIVCAYGVDRFITQMASLGVGGLILADVPYEEKSVFAKVCQKYGVDFISLIAPSSKSRVDMIAKEASGFIYCVSSLGVTGMRSEFDKGLESMVGEIRKSSSVPVAVGFGISNATQAKEVAKYADGVIIGSAIMKICEQHKEQCVSHIVTFAREVREALDS
- the fliM gene encoding flagellar motor switch protein FliM, yielding MADILSQEEIDALLEAVDDGKDDDTLSRSDILPQRQVTLYDFKRPNRVSKEQLRAFRSIHDKMARALSSQISAVMRSIVEIQLHSVDQMTYGEFLMSLPSPTSFNVFSMKPLDGTGVLEINPSIVFPMIDRLLGGKGDPYDNSREFSDIEINLLDTILRQVMQTLKEAWSSITDMYPSIDAKESSPNVVQIVAQNEIVIMVVMELIIGHSSGMINFCYPVISLESILPRLGSRDVNLGETNSKKSRNKELQALIGGADVGVEAFIGGTNLTLKEVLDLQVGDVIRLNEPASDDVIVSIDGREKYRANIGLQRFRKSIKIQEEILTEKDKVKELLEMLETQRKNKIEDAENEEEEED
- a CDS encoding phosphoglycerate kinase, translated to MEQVAGISFMQKVKTVKDIELKNKRILIRVDFNVPMDEEFDISDDTRIREALPTINYCVDNEPKCIVLVSHLGRPKGKQAEFSLKHILKRLERLLDRNVLFADSIDSLGSLQSEAEEGSIILLENIRFYEGEEKNSDELSKNLANHCDVFVNDAFGTSHRAHSSTYGVSKFVKEKVAGLLLKKEIDSFAKALANPLKPVLLIVGGSKVSSKLALLENILSVVDKIIIGGAMSNTFLASLGYDMADSMVENDLIDEAKKILQKAKEKNVKIYLPVDVVSTDDIKEHQNIKITPAQDVPQGYKAVDMGPASTRLFNEVIQASQTIIWNGPLGIYEISQFSRGTFNLAHAIADTYAFSLIGGGDTADAVEKAGERDNMSFISTGGGASLELLEGKILPAFEVLDKK